From the genome of Manis pentadactyla isolate mManPen7 chromosome 18, mManPen7.hap1, whole genome shotgun sequence, one region includes:
- the KLHL25 gene encoding kelch-like protein 25: protein MSVSVHETRKSRSSTGSMNITLFHKASHPDCVLAHLNTLRKHCMFTDVTLWAGDRAFPCHRAVLAASSRYFEAMFSHGLRESRDDTVNFQDSLHPEVLELLLDFAYSSRIAINEENAESLLEAGDMLQFHDVRDAAAEFLEKNLFPSNCLGMMLLSDAHQCRRLYEFSWRMCLVHFETVRQSEDFNSLSKDTLLDLVSSDELETEDERVVFEAILQWVKHDPEQRKAHLPELLRGVRLALLPSDCLKEAVCSEALLLADERTRLILDEALHCKSKILQNDGVVTSPCARPRKAGHTLLILGGQTFMCDKIYQVDHKAKEIIPKADLPSPRKEFSASAIGCKVYVTGGRGSENGVSKDVWVYDTVHEEWSKAAPMLIARFGHGSAELENCLYVVGGHTSLAGVFPASPSVSLKQVEKYDPGANKWTMVAPLRDGVSNAAVVSAKLKLFVFGGTSIHRDMVSKVQCYDPSENRWTIRAECPQPWRYTAAAALGSQIFILGGDTEFTAASAYRFDCETNQWTRVGDMTAKRMSCHALASGNKLYVVGGYFGTQRCKTLDCYDPTSDTWNCITTVPYSLIPTAFVSTWKHLPS from the coding sequence ATGTCAGTCAGCGTCCACGAGACCCGCAAGTCGCGGAGCAGCACGGGGTCCATGAACATCACCCTCTTCCACAAGGCCTCGCACCCCGACTGCGTGCTGGCCCACCTCAACACCCTGCGTAAGCACTGCATGTTCACGGATGTCACGCTCTGGGCAGGCGACCGCGCCTTCCCCTGCCACCGCGCTGTGCTGGCTGCCTCCAGCCGCTACTTCGAGGCCATGTTCAGCCACGGCTTGCGGGAGAGCCGAGATGACACGGTCAACTTCCAGGACAGCCTGCACCCCGAGGTGCTGGAACTGCTGCTTGACTTCGCCTACTCGTCCCGTATCGCCATCAACGAGGAGAATGCCGAGTCGCTGCTGGAGGCCGGCGACATGCTGCAGTTCCACGACGTGCGCGACGCAGCAGCCGAGTTCCTTGAGAAGAACCTCTTCCCCTCCAACTGTCTGGGCATGATGCTCCTGTCGGACGCCCACCAGTGCCGCAGGCTGTACGAGTTCTCCTGGCGCATGTGCCTGGTGCACTTCGAGACGGTGCGGCAGAGTGAGGACTTCAACAGCCTGTCCAAGGACACCCTGCTGGACCTCGTCTCCAGCGACGAGCTGGAGACGGAGGATGAGCGGGTGGTCTTCGAGGCCATCCTCCAGTGGGTGAAGCATGACCCCGAGCAGCGGAAGGCCCACCTGCCCGAGCTCCTCCGTGGCGTGCGGCTGGCCCTGCTGCCGTCCGACTGCCTGAAGGAGGCCGTCTGCAGCGAGGCCCTGCTCCTGGCGGACGAGCGCACCAGGCTCATCCTGGACGAGGCCCTCCACTGCAAGAGCAAGATCCTGCAGAACGACGGCGTGGTCACCAGCCCCTGCGCCCGGCCACGCAAGGCAGGCCACACGCTGCTCATCCTGGGCGGCCAGACCTTCATGTGTGACAAGATCTACCAGGTGGACCACAAGGCCAAGGAGATCATCCCCAAGGCGGACCTGCCCAGCCCCCGGAAGGAGTTCAGCGCCTCAGCGATCGGCTGCAAGGTCTACGTGACCGGGGGCCGGGGCTCTGAGAACGGGGTCTCCAAGGACGTGTGGGTGTATGACACCGTCCACGAGGAGTGGTCCAAGGCAGCACCCATGCTGATTGCCCGCTTCGGCCATGGCTCTGCCGAGCTGGAGAACTGCCTCTACGTGGTTGGGGGACACACGTCCCTGGCAGGCGTCTTCCCGGCCTCCCCTTCTGTCTCCCTGAAGCAGGTTGAGAAGTACGACCCCGGCGCCAACAAGTGGACGATGGTGGCCCCACTGAGGGATGGCGTCAGCAATGCCGCGGTGGTGAGCGCCAAGCTGAAGCTCTTTGTTTTCGGAGGGACCAGCATCCACCGGGACATGGTGTCCAAAGTGCAGTGCTACGACCCCTCGGAGAACCGGTGGACCATCAGGGCCGAGTGCCCCCAGCCCTGGCGGTACACAGCCGCCGCCGCGCTGGGCAGCCAGATCTTCATCCTGGGAGGCGACACGGAGTTCACGGCCGCCTCGGCCTACCGCTTCGACTGCGAGACCAACCAATGGACGCGGGTCGGGGACATGACTGCCAAGCGCATGTCTTGCCATGCCCTGGCCTCGGGCAATAAGCTCTATGTGGTGGGGGGCTACTTCGGGACCCAGAGATGTAAGACCCTGGACTGCTACGACCCCACCTCGGACACGTGGAACTGCATCACCACCGTGCCCTACTCACTCATCCCCACTGCCTTTGTCAGCACCTGGAAGCACCTACCCTCATGA